A genomic window from Glaciihabitans sp. INWT7 includes:
- the priA gene encoding bifunctional 1-(5-phosphoribosyl)-5-((5-phosphoribosylamino)methylideneamino)imidazole-4-carboxamide isomerase/phosphoribosylanthranilate isomerase PriA: MSALDSTPKLVLLPAIDVADGQAVRLTQGEAGSETSYGDPVDAAADWTSQGAEWIHLVDLDAAFGRGNNHDAIRSVIKRVGGDALIELSGGIRDDASLEAALDTGAKRINLGTAALENPDWAATVIAKFGELIAVGLDVRGTTLAARGWTKDGGDLFEVLDRLEGAGCARYVVTDVTKDGTLQGPNLELLRSVAERTDRPVVASGGISNLDDIAALRALVPLGVEGAIVGKALYAKAFTLAEALAVASD; this comes from the coding sequence ATGAGCGCCCTCGACTCCACTCCCAAACTCGTGCTTCTGCCCGCGATCGACGTCGCCGACGGCCAGGCGGTGCGCCTGACCCAGGGTGAGGCCGGCAGTGAGACGAGCTACGGCGATCCGGTGGATGCCGCGGCGGACTGGACCTCCCAGGGCGCAGAGTGGATCCACCTCGTGGACCTCGATGCCGCCTTCGGTCGGGGCAACAACCACGATGCGATCCGTTCGGTGATCAAGCGGGTCGGCGGGGACGCGCTCATCGAGCTGTCGGGCGGAATCCGCGATGACGCCAGCCTCGAAGCGGCCCTCGACACCGGGGCGAAGCGCATCAACCTCGGGACGGCAGCGCTGGAGAATCCGGACTGGGCGGCGACGGTGATCGCCAAGTTCGGCGAGCTGATCGCGGTCGGGCTCGACGTGCGCGGAACGACCCTCGCGGCGCGCGGCTGGACGAAGGACGGCGGGGATCTCTTCGAGGTGCTCGACCGACTCGAGGGGGCAGGCTGCGCGCGCTATGTCGTGACGGATGTGACCAAGGACGGCACCCTGCAGGGTCCGAACCTCGAACTGCTGCGCTCGGTCGCCGAGCGCACCGACCGGCCCGTCGTCGCATCCGGGGGCATCTCGAACCTCGATGACATCGCCGCGCTCCGCGCCCTCGTTCCGCTCGGAGTCGAGGGGGCGATCGTGGGCAAGGCGCTCTACGCCAAGGCCTTCACCCTCGCCGAAGCCCTCGCGGTCGCGTCCGACTGA
- the metE gene encoding 5-methyltetrahydropteroyltriglutamate--homocysteine S-methyltransferase: MTTPSFPTGSILGYPRIGRRRELKKAVESFWAGRITSDELEATAAELRAVTRERLVSLGLGKSDSSIPEAFSFYDQMLDAAVAVGAVPTRFASLVAADGTVDLAGYFTIARGEGNNTPAEMTKWFDSNYHYLVPEIGPETDFHLASDRLVREVAEATTSGFRTRPVIVGPVTFLLLSKASEDAPEGYQPLDRLDDLLPVYAELLAALTAVGAEWVQLDEPALVSESIEVPRAEVLAATKRAYDALGALGLRPQIFVAAPYGSLDDALPVLDSTSIEAIGLDLVKGAIPEGFHTEKTLVGGVIDGHNIWRGDLAAAFGTLESLKALSPNVAVTSSTSLFHTPHDVADEPFLDDRLKSWLAFADQKVAQIAVLAAGLAGGASAIQGDLDAASAALADRRIAPGVRDGDARARAAALTEADFGRGDYSERLAAQDAALNLPFLPTTTIGSFPQTGNIRKARAANAKGEISENEYIDFLKAEIKSVVELQEEIGIDVIVHGEPERNDMVQYFAEHLDGFAVTQNGWVQSYGSRCTRPSILWGDVAREAPITVEWSSYTQSLTEKSVKGMLTGPVTILAWSFVRDDQPLGETANQVALALRDEIEDLEEAGIGIIQVDEPALRELLPLKKADQAAYLDWSVRSFRLATAGVEAKTQIHTHLCYSEFGVVIDAINNLDADVTSIEAARSKMEVVPDIQRSGFGRGIGPGVYDIHSPRVPSIEEVTDLIEIALGSIPNRQVWVNPDCGLKTRGYDETVASLTNVVAATRAVRERVNAQ, translated from the coding sequence ATGACGACCCCCTCATTCCCCACCGGCAGCATCCTGGGCTACCCCCGGATCGGCCGTCGCCGCGAGCTCAAGAAGGCCGTCGAGTCATTCTGGGCCGGCCGAATCACCTCCGATGAGCTTGAAGCGACCGCCGCCGAGCTGCGAGCCGTCACCCGTGAACGCCTGGTCTCTCTCGGTCTCGGCAAGTCCGACTCCTCCATCCCCGAGGCCTTCTCCTTCTATGACCAGATGCTGGATGCCGCGGTCGCAGTCGGGGCCGTTCCCACCCGTTTCGCTTCGCTCGTCGCCGCCGACGGTACCGTCGACCTCGCCGGCTATTTCACCATCGCCCGCGGCGAAGGCAACAACACCCCCGCCGAGATGACCAAGTGGTTCGACTCCAACTACCACTACCTCGTGCCGGAGATCGGTCCGGAGACCGACTTCCACCTCGCCTCCGACCGACTGGTGCGTGAGGTCGCAGAGGCCACCACTAGCGGATTCCGCACCCGCCCGGTCATCGTCGGCCCGGTCACCTTCCTGCTGCTCAGCAAGGCGAGCGAGGATGCCCCGGAGGGCTACCAGCCCCTCGATCGCCTCGACGACCTTCTGCCGGTCTACGCCGAACTGCTCGCCGCGCTGACCGCCGTCGGTGCCGAGTGGGTGCAGCTGGACGAGCCGGCGCTCGTCAGCGAGAGCATCGAGGTGCCCCGCGCCGAGGTGTTGGCCGCCACCAAGCGGGCCTATGACGCCCTCGGTGCCCTGGGCCTGCGCCCGCAGATCTTTGTGGCCGCACCCTACGGCAGCCTCGATGACGCGCTCCCGGTGCTCGACTCGACCTCGATCGAGGCCATCGGGCTCGACCTCGTGAAGGGGGCAATTCCAGAGGGCTTCCACACGGAGAAGACGCTGGTCGGTGGCGTGATCGACGGTCACAACATCTGGCGCGGAGACCTCGCGGCCGCCTTCGGCACCCTCGAGTCGTTGAAGGCGCTGTCGCCCAACGTGGCCGTCACCTCATCCACGAGCCTCTTCCACACCCCGCACGATGTCGCGGACGAGCCATTTCTCGATGACCGCCTGAAGAGCTGGCTGGCCTTCGCCGACCAGAAGGTCGCGCAGATCGCGGTTCTCGCGGCGGGACTCGCGGGCGGCGCATCCGCTATCCAGGGCGACCTCGACGCTGCCTCGGCCGCACTCGCTGACCGCCGCATCGCTCCCGGAGTGCGCGACGGAGACGCGCGTGCGCGAGCCGCCGCTCTCACGGAAGCCGACTTCGGGCGCGGTGACTACTCCGAGCGGCTTGCCGCGCAGGACGCCGCCCTCAACCTTCCGTTCCTTCCCACGACGACGATCGGATCGTTCCCCCAGACCGGCAACATCCGCAAGGCCCGCGCGGCCAATGCCAAGGGCGAGATCAGCGAGAACGAGTACATCGACTTCCTGAAGGCGGAGATCAAGAGCGTCGTCGAACTGCAGGAAGAGATCGGCATCGACGTGATCGTGCATGGCGAGCCCGAGCGTAACGACATGGTGCAGTACTTCGCCGAGCACCTCGACGGCTTCGCGGTGACGCAGAACGGCTGGGTGCAGTCTTACGGCAGCCGTTGTACGCGTCCGTCGATCCTGTGGGGGGATGTCGCGCGCGAGGCGCCCATCACCGTGGAGTGGTCGTCGTACACGCAGAGTCTCACCGAGAAGTCGGTGAAGGGCATGCTCACCGGCCCGGTCACCATCCTGGCCTGGAGCTTCGTGCGCGACGACCAGCCGCTGGGGGAGACGGCCAACCAGGTCGCGCTCGCGCTCCGCGATGAGATCGAAGACCTCGAGGAGGCGGGGATCGGCATCATCCAGGTGGATGAGCCCGCGCTGCGCGAGCTGCTGCCCCTCAAGAAGGCCGACCAGGCCGCCTATCTCGACTGGTCCGTGCGATCCTTCCGCCTGGCGACGGCGGGGGTCGAGGCCAAGACCCAGATCCACACCCACCTCTGCTACTCGGAGTTCGGAGTGGTCATCGATGCCATCAACAACCTGGATGCCGATGTGACCTCCATCGAGGCCGCCCGGTCGAAGATGGAGGTCGTTCCCGACATCCAGCGCAGCGGTTTCGGGCGCGGCATCGGCCCGGGCGTCTACGACATCCATTCCCCGCGCGTGCCCTCGATCGAGGAGGTCACCGACCTCATCGAGATCGCCCTCGGCTCGATCCCCAACCGTCAGGTGTGGGTGAACCCCGACTGCGGCCTGAAGACTCGCGGCTACGACGAGACTGTCGCATCCCTCACGAACGTGGTCGCCGCAACGCGTGCCGTGCGCGAGCGGGTGAACGCGCAGTAG
- the lexA gene encoding transcriptional repressor LexA produces the protein MQEKPGTRRRKSLSDKQLAILDFIQRAVASRGYPPSMREIGDAVGLSSLSSVTHQLNQLELSGYLRRDPNRPRALEVLIDIQQDESAVVSDNPTPIGDAAMVPLVGRIAAGIPITAEEMVDEVFPLPRQLVGKGELFMLKVVGDSMIDAAICDGDWIVVRQQKSAENGDIVAAMLDEEATVKVFQQRDGHTWLLPRNSAFAPILGDYAELLGKVVAVLRSV, from the coding sequence GTGCAGGAGAAGCCGGGGACCCGTCGACGCAAGAGCCTGAGCGACAAGCAGCTCGCGATCCTCGACTTCATCCAGCGCGCTGTCGCGTCGAGAGGCTATCCGCCGAGCATGCGGGAGATCGGGGATGCGGTCGGCCTCTCATCGTTGTCGAGTGTCACCCACCAGCTCAACCAACTCGAGCTCAGCGGCTACCTGCGCCGCGACCCCAACCGGCCTCGCGCGCTCGAGGTGCTCATCGACATCCAGCAGGATGAGAGCGCTGTCGTCTCCGACAACCCGACCCCGATCGGTGACGCGGCGATGGTGCCCCTCGTCGGTCGCATCGCTGCCGGCATCCCGATCACCGCAGAAGAGATGGTGGACGAGGTCTTCCCTCTCCCCCGCCAGCTCGTGGGCAAGGGCGAGCTCTTCATGCTGAAAGTCGTGGGGGATTCCATGATCGACGCCGCGATTTGCGACGGAGACTGGATCGTGGTGCGTCAACAGAAGTCTGCGGAGAACGGAGACATCGTCGCGGCGATGCTCGACGAAGAGGCCACAGTTAAGGTCTTCCAGCAGCGTGATGGCCACACCTGGCTGCTTCCGCGCAACAGCGCCTTTGCGCCGATCCTCGGTGACTACGCCGAGCTGCTCGGCAAGGTCGTCGCGGTGCTTCGATCGGTGTAA
- the hisH gene encoding imidazole glycerol phosphate synthase subunit HisH, producing MSRPSVVVLDYGSGNVHSAAKALEAAGADVDLTADRSRVLAADGLLVPGVGAFSAVMAALDSVHGGDLVDLRLAGGKPVLGICVGMQVLFGRGVERGEETEGLDQWPGVITELDAPILPHMGWNTLEAASDSVLFAGIADERFYFVHSYAATEWTLDAMPPFSEPKLTWAEHGTRFLAAVENGPLSATQFHPEKSGEPGIRLLSNWLETL from the coding sequence ATGAGTCGGCCCTCCGTCGTCGTGCTCGACTACGGCAGCGGCAACGTGCACTCCGCCGCGAAAGCTCTCGAGGCTGCGGGAGCCGACGTCGATCTCACGGCCGACCGGTCCCGTGTGCTCGCGGCCGACGGGCTCCTCGTGCCCGGGGTCGGCGCGTTCTCCGCGGTCATGGCTGCCCTCGACTCGGTGCACGGCGGAGACCTGGTGGACCTCCGGTTGGCCGGAGGCAAGCCCGTGCTCGGCATCTGTGTGGGAATGCAGGTGCTGTTCGGTCGGGGAGTGGAGCGCGGGGAGGAGACGGAGGGCCTCGATCAGTGGCCCGGGGTGATCACGGAACTCGACGCGCCGATACTCCCGCACATGGGGTGGAACACACTCGAAGCGGCGAGCGACTCGGTGCTCTTCGCGGGAATCGCCGATGAGCGCTTCTATTTCGTGCACTCCTACGCCGCGACCGAGTGGACTCTCGATGCGATGCCGCCCTTCTCAGAACCGAAGCTCACCTGGGCCGAGCACGGCACCCGTTTTCTCGCAGCGGTGGAGAACGGACCGCTCAGCGCCACCCAGTTCCACCCCGAGAAGTCGGGGGAGCCGGGCATCCGGTTGCTCTCGAATTGGCTGGAGACCCTGTAA
- a CDS encoding histidinol-phosphate transaminase: MVSLDDLPIRDDLRGLTPYGAPQEQVRIRLNVNENTHPIPEAVATDIVTALAAAVLGVNRYPDREFTQLRDSLAGYLGSGLTRDNIWAANGSNEVLQQILQAFGGPGRSVLGFPPTYSMHSIIASGTGTRWIAGKRDEAFEISPQTAVQWIEKTTPDIVFFCSPNNPTGTPLSLETIVAAYDATEGIVVVDEAYAEFAPTDLPTALSLLEGRERLIVSRTMSKAFAFAGARLGYLAADPAITDALRLVRLPYHLSALTQAAAIAALAHSGEMLAMVDDIKAQRDRLLEELPRLGYPVWRSWANFVLFGGVDDPHAVFKALLEQDIIIRDIGIPNHLRVTAGTAAETTAFLNALAALDSAGNGSNALGRIGA; the protein is encoded by the coding sequence GTGGTTTCTCTAGACGATCTGCCCATCCGCGACGACCTCCGTGGTCTCACCCCCTACGGGGCACCCCAGGAGCAGGTGCGAATCCGGCTCAATGTGAACGAGAACACCCATCCCATTCCCGAGGCGGTCGCCACGGACATCGTGACCGCGCTGGCCGCGGCCGTCCTCGGCGTGAACCGCTATCCCGATCGCGAGTTCACTCAACTGCGCGACAGCCTCGCCGGTTACCTCGGATCCGGCCTGACCCGGGACAATATCTGGGCGGCGAACGGCTCCAATGAGGTGCTGCAGCAGATCCTGCAGGCGTTCGGGGGCCCGGGGCGCAGTGTGCTGGGATTCCCTCCCACCTACTCCATGCATTCGATAATCGCGTCGGGCACGGGCACCAGATGGATTGCCGGGAAGCGGGACGAGGCATTCGAGATCTCGCCGCAGACGGCGGTCCAGTGGATCGAGAAGACGACACCGGACATCGTGTTCTTCTGCTCGCCGAACAACCCCACGGGCACACCGCTCTCCCTCGAGACGATCGTCGCCGCCTACGACGCCACCGAGGGGATCGTCGTCGTGGACGAGGCCTACGCCGAATTCGCGCCGACCGACCTGCCGACCGCCCTCAGCCTGCTCGAGGGTCGCGAACGGCTCATCGTCTCCCGCACGATGAGCAAGGCATTCGCGTTCGCGGGAGCCCGTCTCGGCTACCTCGCGGCCGATCCCGCAATCACCGACGCCCTTCGCCTCGTGCGCCTTCCCTACCACCTCTCGGCCCTCACCCAGGCTGCCGCGATCGCCGCCCTTGCTCACAGCGGCGAGATGCTCGCGATGGTGGATGACATCAAAGCGCAGCGGGATCGCCTGCTCGAGGAACTGCCCAGGCTCGGCTACCCGGTCTGGCGCAGCTGGGCCAACTTCGTGCTGTTCGGGGGAGTTGACGACCCGCACGCGGTGTTCAAGGCTCTGCTCGAACAGGACATCATCATCCGCGACATCGGGATCCCGAATCACCTGCGGGTGACGGCGGGAACGGCGGCGGAGACCACTGCGTTTCTCAACGCTCTCGCGGCGCTCGACTCGGCGGGTAACGGTTCGAACGCTCTCGGTAGGATTGGGGCATGA
- a CDS encoding SseB family protein, whose product MSDSAGVPWEGRRFEHGASSDDDGSAPAELALALAQFAAGEIGVAGVVDAIRGSRLLIPLVAQLGESAIGDHGHPVDKSAELSIVTVAGPDGRNVMPVFSSVEAMRHWKPLARPVPADAVRVALAAASEGTELVVLDPTSPTEFVIRRPALWAIAQCQPWSPSHLDAGVLDEFRLSIEGEPAVASLRVEPGDADARLTGPELVVYLALQPGLDRVKLDAVLARLQARWSASEAIAARVDSLAVRLGTAGA is encoded by the coding sequence GTGTCCGATTCCGCCGGCGTGCCCTGGGAGGGGCGCCGCTTCGAGCATGGCGCCTCCTCGGATGACGACGGCTCGGCGCCTGCAGAGCTCGCGCTGGCGCTCGCACAGTTCGCCGCCGGAGAGATTGGAGTAGCCGGGGTCGTCGACGCTATTCGCGGCTCGCGTCTGCTGATTCCTCTGGTGGCTCAGCTCGGCGAATCGGCGATCGGCGATCACGGTCACCCCGTCGACAAGAGTGCCGAGTTGTCGATCGTCACCGTCGCTGGCCCCGACGGGCGCAACGTGATGCCCGTCTTCAGCTCGGTGGAGGCGATGCGACACTGGAAGCCGTTGGCGCGCCCCGTGCCGGCCGATGCCGTGCGGGTGGCCCTCGCCGCCGCCAGTGAAGGCACAGAACTCGTGGTGCTCGACCCGACCTCGCCGACCGAGTTTGTGATCCGACGCCCGGCGCTCTGGGCGATCGCGCAGTGCCAGCCCTGGTCCCCGAGCCATCTCGATGCCGGAGTGCTCGACGAGTTCCGCCTCTCGATCGAGGGGGAACCCGCGGTGGCGTCACTGAGGGTCGAACCGGGGGACGCGGATGCCCGGCTCACCGGTCCCGAACTCGTGGTCTACCTCGCGCTGCAGCCCGGTCTCGATCGGGTCAAGCTGGATGCCGTGCTTGCACGGTTGCAGGCGCGCTGGAGTGCAAGCGAAGCCATCGCCGCCCGGGTCGACTCGCTCGCGGTGCGACTCGGCACGGCAGGGGCGTGA
- a CDS encoding LysM peptidoglycan-binding domain-containing protein, with protein MTTAILTTALLTAAPTASRLSRSVAPSSAARISAARPATNGTPRQRAPRLRITRRGYALLTILVAAPLVIAAFGLALNGGGASAGVDASSVTFEHVIVQPGESLWQLAGEIAPSSDPRDVVSDIVQLNQLGSAEVQPGQSLAVPVKYSH; from the coding sequence ATGACCACAGCAATCCTGACCACAGCACTCCTGACCGCAGCACCGACCGCATCGAGACTGAGCAGGTCAGTTGCGCCCAGCAGCGCGGCCCGGATCAGCGCGGCCCGGCCGGCGACGAACGGCACGCCGCGGCAGCGCGCACCACGACTGCGCATCACGCGCCGTGGATACGCTCTGCTCACGATCCTGGTCGCCGCACCGCTAGTGATCGCCGCTTTCGGTCTCGCCCTCAACGGTGGCGGAGCGTCGGCGGGTGTGGATGCCTCCTCGGTCACTTTCGAGCATGTCATCGTGCAACCCGGCGAGAGTCTCTGGCAGTTGGCGGGAGAGATCGCTCCGTCGTCGGACCCGCGGGATGTCGTGTCAGACATCGTGCAGCTCAACCAGCTGGGCAGCGCGGAGGTGCAGCCGGGTCAGAGCCTCGCCGTTCCGGTCAAGTATTCGCACTGA
- a CDS encoding CTP synthase codes for MISCNPVVNKQNADITKHIFVTGGVVSSLGKGLTAASLGNLLTARGLRVVMQKLDPYLNVDPGTMNPFQHGEVFVTDDGAETDLDIGHYERFLDINLNQAANVTTGQIYSTVIAKERRGEYLGDTVQVIPHITDEIKRRMRLQAELAEDGTRPDVIITEVGGTVGDIESQPFIEAARQVRHELGRSNVFFVHVSLVPYLGASGEQKTKPTQHSVAALRSIGIQPDALVLRSDRPVSESNKRKIALMCDVDEQAVVNAIDVPSIYDIPTMLHDQGLDAYIIDHFGLEAAEVDWSGWKDLLAAVHQPKHEVTIGLVGKYIDLPDAYLSVTEALRAGGFAQQTKVLVRWIPSDECETPDGAARLLSDVDGICVPGGFGVRGIEGKLGALKFARENGIPVLGLCLGLQCMVIEYARNVVGLTGASSSEFDPETEFPVIATMAEQVEIIAGGDLGGTMRLGLYPADLTEGSIVAGVYGSTRVEERHRHRYEVNNAYRAEIAAAGLDFSGVSPDGHLVEFVELPRDVHPYYVGTQAHPELRSRPDRAHPLFQGLVAAALERQEATRLFTVQDA; via the coding sequence CTGATAAGCTGTAACCCCGTGGTGAACAAACAAAACGCGGACATAACCAAGCACATCTTCGTCACTGGTGGAGTCGTTTCGAGTCTCGGTAAGGGACTCACGGCTGCCAGTCTCGGAAACCTCCTCACGGCCCGCGGCCTCCGCGTCGTCATGCAGAAGCTCGACCCGTATCTCAACGTGGATCCGGGCACCATGAACCCCTTCCAGCACGGCGAGGTCTTCGTGACCGACGACGGGGCCGAGACCGACCTCGACATCGGGCACTACGAGCGCTTCCTCGACATCAACCTCAATCAGGCCGCGAATGTCACCACCGGCCAGATCTACTCCACGGTCATCGCGAAGGAACGCCGCGGCGAGTACCTCGGCGACACTGTGCAGGTGATCCCGCACATCACCGACGAGATCAAGCGGCGGATGCGTCTCCAGGCCGAGCTCGCGGAGGACGGAACACGGCCCGACGTCATCATCACCGAGGTCGGCGGCACCGTCGGCGACATCGAATCCCAGCCCTTCATCGAGGCGGCCCGCCAGGTGCGCCACGAACTGGGCCGCAGCAATGTGTTCTTCGTTCACGTCTCCCTCGTGCCATACCTCGGCGCCTCCGGAGAGCAGAAGACCAAGCCGACCCAGCATTCCGTCGCGGCCCTGCGCTCCATCGGAATCCAGCCGGATGCCCTTGTGCTGCGCTCCGACCGCCCGGTCTCCGAGTCGAACAAGCGCAAGATCGCGCTCATGTGCGACGTGGACGAGCAGGCCGTCGTCAACGCGATCGACGTGCCCTCCATCTACGACATCCCGACCATGCTCCACGACCAGGGACTCGACGCGTACATCATCGACCACTTCGGGCTCGAGGCGGCAGAGGTGGACTGGTCCGGCTGGAAGGACCTGCTGGCCGCCGTACACCAGCCGAAGCACGAGGTCACGATCGGATTGGTCGGAAAATACATCGACCTTCCCGACGCCTACCTCTCGGTGACCGAGGCTCTTCGGGCCGGCGGCTTCGCGCAGCAGACGAAGGTGCTCGTGCGCTGGATCCCCTCGGACGAGTGCGAGACGCCCGACGGCGCGGCGCGACTGCTGTCGGATGTCGACGGCATCTGCGTGCCGGGAGGCTTCGGAGTCCGCGGCATCGAAGGCAAGCTCGGCGCGCTCAAATTCGCGCGGGAGAACGGCATCCCGGTGCTGGGTCTCTGCCTCGGACTGCAGTGCATGGTGATCGAGTACGCGCGTAACGTCGTGGGACTCACCGGCGCATCCTCGTCGGAGTTCGACCCGGAGACCGAATTCCCGGTGATCGCGACCATGGCGGAGCAGGTGGAGATCATCGCCGGGGGAGACCTCGGCGGCACCATGCGACTCGGCCTCTATCCCGCCGACCTCACCGAGGGATCGATCGTCGCCGGGGTCTACGGATCGACTCGCGTCGAGGAGCGCCACCGCCACCGCTACGAGGTCAACAACGCCTATCGCGCGGAGATCGCCGCGGCGGGACTCGACTTCTCCGGCGTCTCGCCCGACGGCCATCTCGTGGAATTCGTGGAACTGCCGCGAGACGTGCACCCCTACTACGTCGGCACCCAGGCCCACCCGGAGCTGCGGTCGCGACCCGACCGCGCACATCCGCTCTTCCAGGGTCTCGTCGCCGCAGCGCTCGAGCGGCAGGAGGCCACGCGCCTGTTCACCGTGCAGGACGCGTGA
- a CDS encoding methylenetetrahydrofolate reductase gives MPAPESSGENSRSGVRIPFSFELFPPRNEAAAHTLWDTIQQLAAVGPDFMSVTYGANGSSRESSLGVLRYIREQTSVHPLAHLTCVGSSHYEANRLVREFLDAGITSFLALRGDPPRGAVEGDQFLGDLGSASELVQLIHRVQTERAQYATLPSRSASGGGVIPSSRQKVRVAVAAFPNGHPRSKRSNQDIDTLLAKQVSGATVAITQLFFHAEDYLGFVDEARTAGVTIPILPGLMPATAPTRLERILELTGERRPEELSRRLHATDSAEEQAEIGIEHAVSLSLEILAGGAPGLHLYTFNQHRAVLSVLDGVGLIAGLTPPESPKHKESV, from the coding sequence GTGCCCGCTCCCGAAAGCTCCGGCGAGAACAGCCGGTCCGGCGTGCGCATCCCGTTCTCGTTCGAACTGTTCCCTCCCCGCAACGAGGCGGCGGCGCACACTCTCTGGGACACCATTCAGCAATTGGCTGCGGTGGGTCCCGACTTCATGTCGGTCACGTACGGGGCCAACGGGTCTTCCCGCGAGAGTTCGCTCGGGGTGCTGCGGTACATCCGCGAGCAGACCTCCGTGCATCCCCTCGCCCACCTCACCTGCGTCGGATCATCTCACTACGAGGCGAACCGGCTGGTTCGTGAGTTCCTCGACGCGGGCATCACGAGTTTTCTCGCCCTCCGCGGCGATCCCCCGCGCGGTGCGGTCGAGGGCGACCAGTTCCTCGGCGACCTCGGCAGTGCCTCCGAGCTCGTGCAGCTCATCCACCGGGTGCAGACCGAGCGCGCTCAGTATGCGACGCTCCCATCGCGCAGTGCCTCCGGCGGTGGCGTGATCCCGTCCAGCCGTCAGAAGGTGCGAGTGGCAGTGGCGGCCTTCCCCAATGGGCACCCGCGGTCGAAGCGGTCGAACCAGGACATCGATACCCTGCTCGCCAAGCAGGTCTCCGGCGCAACAGTCGCCATCACACAGCTGTTCTTCCACGCGGAGGACTACCTCGGATTCGTCGATGAGGCCCGAACTGCGGGCGTCACGATCCCGATCCTGCCGGGCTTGATGCCCGCCACGGCCCCCACCCGGCTCGAGCGAATCCTCGAACTCACCGGGGAGCGTCGCCCCGAAGAGCTGTCCAGGCGCCTGCACGCCACCGATTCCGCCGAGGAACAGGCCGAGATCGGGATCGAGCACGCCGTCTCGCTCTCGCTCGAGATCCTCGCGGGAGGGGCACCGGGCCTCCACCTCTACACTTTCAACCAGCACCGGGCCGTACTGTCCGTTCTCGACGGAGTCGGTCTCATCGCCGGGCTGACCCCACCAGAATCACCCAAACACAAGGAATCCGTATGA
- a CDS encoding signal peptidase I — protein MKRLRLALACVIPLLVAVAFVLAATGALPYKLYVVHTGSMSPTIPSRSAVIVREHQYRVGQPIAFLADGTVITHRLMSINADGTITTKGDANETPDPWQVRTGAIIGGVVASPPELGYWLTYLKNPLGLASILASAVLLWQIWSLTGAAAQDSPSASSSAGRSPARTRHRHRRVHRLPYTDRSTATTLPSSSA, from the coding sequence ATGAAGAGACTGAGACTCGCGCTCGCCTGCGTGATCCCTCTCTTGGTCGCGGTCGCCTTCGTGCTCGCAGCGACGGGAGCGCTGCCGTACAAGCTCTATGTGGTGCACACCGGGTCGATGTCACCGACGATCCCCTCGCGCAGCGCCGTGATCGTGCGGGAGCACCAGTACCGCGTGGGGCAGCCGATCGCCTTCCTCGCTGACGGGACGGTGATCACCCATCGCCTCATGTCCATCAACGCGGATGGCACGATCACCACCAAAGGCGATGCGAACGAGACGCCAGACCCGTGGCAGGTGCGGACGGGCGCGATCATCGGGGGCGTCGTGGCCTCGCCGCCCGAACTGGGCTATTGGCTCACGTACCTGAAGAATCCCCTGGGGCTCGCATCGATTCTGGCCAGCGCCGTGCTGCTGTGGCAGATCTGGTCCCTTACCGGCGCCGCCGCTCAGGACTCGCCGAGCGCGTCATCGAGCGCCGGAAGATCCCCAGCTCGTACCCGGCACCGGCACCGGCGCGTTCACCGACTGCCTTACACCGATCGAAGCACCGCGACGACCTTGCCGAGCAGCTCGGCGTAG
- the hisB gene encoding imidazoleglycerol-phosphate dehydratase HisB: MSPQRVAHLQRETSESSIDLSLDLDGTGVSDIQTSVPFYDHLLTAFSKHSLIDLKVRASGDTEIDVHHTVEDIGIVLGKAIKDALGDKSGIARYGDALVPLDEALVQAVVDVSGRPYLVHTGEPAGFEFHLIGGHFTGSMVRHVFEAIAFNAGLTVHITVLGGRDPHHIAEAEFKAFARALRTAVTPDARVTGIPSTKGAL, from the coding sequence ATGAGCCCCCAGCGCGTCGCGCACCTCCAGCGTGAGACGAGCGAGTCGAGCATCGACCTGTCGCTCGACCTCGACGGCACCGGCGTATCCGACATCCAGACCTCGGTGCCCTTCTACGATCACCTGCTCACCGCGTTCTCCAAGCACTCGCTGATCGACCTGAAGGTGCGTGCGAGCGGTGACACCGAGATCGATGTGCACCACACCGTCGAAGACATCGGGATCGTGCTCGGCAAGGCGATCAAGGATGCGCTCGGCGACAAGTCGGGCATCGCCCGATACGGAGACGCGCTCGTGCCGCTCGACGAGGCTCTCGTGCAGGCCGTCGTGGATGTCTCGGGGCGCCCGTACCTCGTGCACACCGGTGAACCCGCCGGGTTCGAGTTCCACCTCATCGGCGGACACTTCACCGGTTCCATGGTTCGCCACGTCTTCGAGGCGATCGCCTTCAACGCCGGCCTCACCGTGCACATCACCGTGCTCGGCGGGCGGGATCCCCACCACATCGCAGAGGCGGAGTTCAAGGCCTTCGCCCGCGCGCTGCGCACAGCCGTGACTCCGGATGCGCGGGTCACCGGTATCCCGTCGACCAAGGGCGCGCTCTGA